One genomic window of Bacilli bacterium PM5-9 includes the following:
- a CDS encoding putative protease (product_source=KO:K08303; cog=COG0826; ko=KO:K08303; pfam=PF01136,PF12392; superfamily=51366,57184): MEILAPVKDLDNAIMVCNLKADAIYCSGPKYSARANAQISFEDLKEIIDYAHLYQTKVYITLNTLIKDENFDEVLDYVDRLCELHIDALIIQDLGLFNIVHQKYPDLDIHISTQMHIHNLQSVAFIYKNGASRVVLARELNLKHIKNIREKYPDLEIETFVHGALCTSYSGQCYYSFFFNTGSGNFGTCQQNCRKCHTLTNKNEHLLSLKDLCIGENIFELNNVSDSLKIEGRLKGKEYLYSCIKYYQSILNHNPDQEMYDLMQVAFNRKYTKGRMFEENGSILGNKNRINNHGLLIGNVFKNDGKWLYLKLNKRLTRLDNIRFVFDDGNENGMVVEKIYQDNCEVDFAKSGIVKIKSDLLINKAEVYLVKTRRYEKKINEYQSKFFIKNDLNVKLEAFINKELKLSIDDRDYYSDFIIEKAKNQGMSLMDISKQLSKTNDTPFNFNIECIGDDNIFVAKSLLNDFRRKIISNEINAIVDKKPLESSNYSKISLNKNESFNTYFMIRTLEQAKALSDFKIDKVYVDNLEILDEVNEMFDNIIPVMPRVIKDDVFMKLVKKVEKYSTIMVSELGMLNYFKNKKEIETNFSLNIINRYSLSMLKENNVKKSIISLESDSYFSIDGIESVRFAYGYLPLMIMDYCLINQNKKNDCNGCTLCQDKQYYVYDDNNRKLPLVYRGNSLLEVYSNKPLNVLSNKKSSSEFIFFTIENYDKTIEILKSITF, encoded by the coding sequence ATGGAAATATTAGCTCCTGTTAAAGATTTGGATAATGCTATTATGGTTTGCAATTTAAAAGCTGATGCAATTTATTGTTCTGGGCCAAAATATTCAGCACGTGCTAATGCTCAAATTTCATTTGAAGATTTAAAAGAAATAATTGATTATGCTCATCTTTATCAAACTAAAGTTTATATAACATTGAATACATTAATAAAAGATGAAAATTTTGATGAGGTACTTGATTATGTTGATAGGTTATGTGAATTACATATTGATGCCTTAATTATTCAAGATTTAGGTTTATTTAATATTGTTCACCAAAAATATCCTGATTTAGATATTCATATATCAACACAGATGCATATTCATAATTTACAATCTGTTGCTTTTATATATAAAAATGGTGCTAGTCGTGTTGTTTTAGCAAGAGAGCTTAATCTTAAACATATAAAAAATATTAGAGAAAAATATCCTGATTTAGAAATAGAAACTTTTGTTCATGGTGCATTATGCACATCATATTCAGGTCAGTGTTATTATAGTTTCTTTTTTAATACCGGTTCTGGTAATTTTGGTACTTGCCAACAAAACTGCCGAAAATGTCACACATTAACTAATAAAAATGAACACTTATTAAGTTTAAAAGATTTATGTATTGGTGAAAATATTTTTGAATTAAATAATGTTAGTGATTCATTAAAAATTGAGGGTCGATTAAAAGGAAAAGAGTATTTATATAGTTGTATTAAGTATTATCAATCAATATTAAATCATAATCCTGATCAAGAAATGTATGATTTGATGCAAGTAGCTTTTAATAGAAAATATACTAAAGGTAGAATGTTTGAAGAGAATGGTTCTATTCTTGGTAATAAAAATCGTATTAATAATCACGGGTTATTAATTGGTAATGTTTTTAAAAATGATGGTAAGTGGCTTTATTTAAAACTAAATAAAAGGTTAACTAGATTAGATAATATTCGTTTTGTTTTTGATGATGGAAATGAAAATGGCATGGTTGTTGAAAAAATTTATCAGGATAATTGTGAAGTTGATTTTGCAAAAAGTGGTATTGTAAAAATTAAAAGTGATTTATTAATAAATAAAGCAGAAGTTTATCTTGTAAAGACAAGACGATATGAAAAGAAAATAAATGAATATCAAAGTAAGTTTTTTATAAAAAATGATTTAAATGTTAAATTAGAAGCATTTATTAATAAAGAGTTAAAGTTGTCGATTGATGATCGTGATTATTATAGTGATTTTATTATTGAAAAAGCTAAAAATCAAGGAATGTCATTAATGGATATTTCAAAACAGCTTTCTAAAACGAATGATACACCTTTTAATTTTAATATTGAATGTATTGGTGATGATAATATTTTTGTTGCTAAGTCGCTTTTAAATGATTTTAGAAGGAAAATAATTTCTAATGAAATAAATGCTATAGTAGATAAAAAGCCATTAGAAAGTAGTAATTACTCTAAAATATCGTTAAATAAAAATGAATCTTTCAATACATATTTTATGATTAGAACACTTGAACAGGCAAAAGCATTGAGTGATTTTAAAATTGATAAAGTTTATGTTGATAATCTTGAAATTTTAGATGAAGTAAATGAGATGTTTGATAATATTATTCCAGTAATGCCTAGAGTTATTAAAGATGATGTTTTTATGAAATTAGTTAAAAAGGTAGAAAAATATTCGACTATTATGGTTAGTGAATTAGGTATGTTGAATTATTTTAAAAATAAAAAAGAAATTGAAACTAATTTTTCATTGAATATTATTAATAGGTATTCTTTATCAATGCTAAAGGAAAATAACGTAAAAAAATCAATTATTTCTTTAGAGAGTGATAGTTATTTTTCGATTGATGGTATTGAAAGTGTGCGATTTGCTTATGGTTATCTTCCATTAATGATAATGGATTATTGTTTAATTAATCAAAATAAGAAGAATGATTGTAATGGTTGTACTTTGTGCCAAGATAAGCAATATTATGTTTATGATGATAATAATAGAAAATTACCACTAGTATATCGTGGAAATAGTTTACTTGAAGTATACTCAAATAAACCATTAAATGTATTATCAAATAAAAAAAGTTCTAGTGAATTTATCTTTTTTACGATTGAAAATTATGATAAAACAATTGAAATTTTAAAAAGTATTACTTTTTAA
- a CDS encoding membrane protease YdiL (CAAX protease family) (product_source=COG1266; cath_funfam=1.20.1640.10; cog=COG1266; pfam=PF02517; superfamily=81338; transmembrane_helix_parts=Inside_1_6,TMhelix_7_27,Outside_28_46,TMhelix_47_66,Inside_67_85,TMhelix_86_108,Outside_109_130,TMhelix_131_153,Inside_154_165,TMhelix_166_184,Outside_185_187,TMhelix_188_210,Inside_211_216,TMhelix_217_238,Outside_239_239): protein MKRSRAIINILAYFVLSQVFGFGLIAYEKLTNPSLSYDEVVSKIDPAGYSGIVTILLFLTILGLNYDYIKSKISYGIEKLRETLSFGFGGYGTLLLCNIALALVLGLLNLNNPSAENEEVVQELIKGSPIFFSIIIIGLVTPCLEELIFRVSYMALFTEDKYTKKWYPYILCALLFALIHDYTIFTNFGVESIFTFLSYFLPSLVIAIVYRKSNHNLLAVILIHMLNNTVPIILLGVIS, encoded by the coding sequence GTGAAAAGATCTCGTGCAATAATTAATATACTTGCTTATTTTGTATTAAGTCAAGTATTTGGGTTTGGTTTAATTGCTTATGAAAAGCTAACAAACCCATCATTATCATATGATGAAGTTGTATCAAAAATTGATCCAGCAGGATATAGTGGAATTGTAACAATTCTTCTTTTTTTAACAATTCTTGGATTAAATTATGACTATATAAAAAGTAAAATAAGTTATGGTATTGAAAAGCTTAGAGAAACATTATCATTTGGATTTGGTGGTTATGGTACTTTGTTACTATGTAACATTGCCCTTGCACTAGTTTTAGGCTTGCTTAATTTAAACAATCCATCAGCTGAAAATGAAGAAGTTGTTCAAGAATTAATTAAGGGTTCTCCAATATTTTTTTCGATTATTATTATTGGATTAGTTACACCATGTTTAGAAGAACTAATTTTTAGGGTTAGTTATATGGCATTATTTACTGAAGATAAATATACAAAAAAATGGTATCCATATATTTTATGTGCTTTACTGTTTGCTCTTATTCATGATTATACAATATTTACAAATTTTGGAGTTGAAAGTATTTTTACTTTTTTATCGTATTTTTTACCATCATTAGTAATTGCTATTGTATATCGAAAATCAAATCATAATTTATTAGCCGTTATTTTAATTCACATGTTAAATAATACAGTTCCAATTATTTTATTAGGGGTGATTTCATAA
- a CDS encoding isoleucyl-tRNA synthetase (product_source=KO:K01870; cath_funfam=1.10.730.10,2.20.28.20,3.40.50.620,3.90.740.10; cog=COG0060; ko=KO:K01870; pfam=PF00133,PF08264; superfamily=47323,52374; tigrfam=TIGR00392), with translation MNYKDTLLMPKTEFEMKGKLPTKEPIIQEKWDEIDLFELLLSEREGNKSFVLHDGPPYANGDIHIGHGLNKVIKDIVNRSKSLQGYYTPYIPGWDTHGLPIETAITKTGVNRKEMSVAAFRELCEEYAYKQIDIQKKGFKRLGSIGDYNNPYITMTKDYEAQQIKIFGKMALDGLIYQGFKPVYWSPSSETALAEGELEYHDKEDTSVYVKFNMVDGKGVFGDDVAFMCWTTMPWTITTTVGVAIGPDFDYGLYQTNNGKLVFAKDLEADIVAKTGLEVELLQSFKGSEFEYMSASNPYNDRECLVILGDHVTTTDGTGCVTCSPGHGEEDFNVAKKYDLELLIACDTQGKMVPEMGEELAGVYWEKANTIIIDSMEQSGRLVAAHKLVHRYPFDWRTKKPLVFMATLQWFASIEKKREELLNEISNVKWTPSWGETRMHNMIADRGDWCISRQRAWGVPIPIIYDENNEPLIDKDIFDFVSEKFDEHGSNYWFNSDVKDLLPQKYFDNNAPIEQYRKETDIMDVWFDSGSSHTGCIVARGMEYPVDMYLEGSDQYRGWFNSSLIVGTCYHGHSPYREVLSHGFTLDGKGNKMSKSLGNTIEPLKVINQYGADVFRYWVSSVDYQSDVRISDEVLKQVADTYRKVRNTFKFILGNLNGFNESKLVAVNELEDVDKYMLIKLNNLNKKCIKAYNDYEFSTVYNSVNNFIVKELSAFYMDFTKDILYILKEDSLRRAQVQTVLYYCMDTLNMLLSPILPHTSEEVYGFIPKTNKKVSVHLEVIPELLVIENEAEIEKQYDLFMKHRDDVLKAIEVARDQKIIGKSLESNVKVAFKEGYEFIKDFADLHQLYIASNVEFVKADDASEMETAFIKVEKFEGYTCPRCWNIVSNDRVVGDLCDRCDSVVNH, from the coding sequence ATGAATTACAAAGATACATTATTAATGCCAAAAACTGAATTTGAAATGAAAGGTAAATTACCAACAAAAGAGCCTATCATTCAAGAAAAATGGGATGAAATTGATTTATTTGAACTTTTATTAAGTGAAAGAGAAGGAAATAAATCATTTGTTTTACATGATGGGCCACCATATGCAAATGGTGATATTCATATCGGACATGGATTAAATAAAGTTATTAAGGATATTGTTAATAGATCAAAATCTCTTCAAGGATACTATACACCTTATATTCCAGGATGGGATACTCATGGTTTACCGATTGAAACAGCAATCACAAAAACTGGTGTTAATCGTAAAGAAATGAGTGTAGCTGCTTTTAGAGAGTTATGCGAAGAGTATGCTTATAAACAAATTGATATTCAAAAGAAAGGTTTTAAACGTCTTGGTTCAATTGGTGATTATAATAATCCATACATTACAATGACAAAAGATTATGAAGCTCAACAAATTAAGATTTTTGGTAAAATGGCATTAGATGGTCTAATTTATCAAGGGTTTAAACCAGTTTATTGGTCTCCATCATCTGAAACAGCATTAGCTGAGGGTGAATTGGAGTATCATGATAAAGAAGATACATCAGTATATGTTAAATTTAATATGGTTGATGGAAAAGGAGTATTTGGTGATGATGTTGCCTTTATGTGTTGGACAACAATGCCATGGACTATTACAACAACTGTTGGAGTTGCAATTGGACCAGATTTCGATTATGGTTTATATCAAACAAATAATGGTAAATTAGTATTTGCTAAAGATTTAGAAGCAGATATCGTTGCTAAAACAGGTTTAGAAGTTGAGTTACTACAAAGCTTTAAAGGTAGTGAGTTTGAGTATATGAGTGCTTCTAATCCGTACAATGATCGTGAATGTTTAGTTATTCTTGGAGATCATGTGACAACAACAGATGGTACAGGGTGCGTTACTTGTTCACCTGGACATGGGGAAGAAGACTTTAATGTTGCAAAAAAATATGATTTAGAATTATTAATTGCATGTGATACTCAAGGTAAGATGGTTCCTGAAATGGGTGAAGAGCTTGCTGGTGTATATTGGGAAAAAGCAAATACAATTATTATTGATTCAATGGAACAAAGTGGTAGATTAGTAGCTGCTCATAAATTAGTCCATAGATATCCATTTGATTGGCGTACAAAAAAACCACTTGTTTTTATGGCTACTCTTCAATGGTTTGCTTCAATTGAGAAAAAGAGAGAAGAATTGCTAAATGAAATTTCAAATGTTAAGTGGACGCCTTCATGGGGAGAAACTAGAATGCATAATATGATTGCAGATCGTGGAGATTGGTGTATTTCTCGTCAAAGAGCATGGGGTGTACCTATTCCAATTATCTATGATGAAAATAATGAACCATTAATTGATAAAGACATTTTTGATTTTGTTTCTGAAAAATTTGATGAGCATGGTTCAAATTATTGGTTTAATTCTGATGTTAAAGATTTGTTACCACAAAAATATTTTGATAATAATGCTCCAATTGAACAATATCGTAAAGAAACAGATATTATGGATGTATGGTTTGATTCAGGTTCATCACATACAGGTTGTATTGTTGCTCGTGGTATGGAATACCCTGTTGATATGTACTTAGAGGGTTCTGATCAATATCGTGGTTGGTTTAACTCTTCACTAATTGTTGGAACATGTTATCATGGTCATTCACCATATCGTGAAGTATTAAGTCATGGATTTACTTTAGATGGTAAAGGTAATAAGATGTCAAAATCTCTTGGAAATACAATTGAACCATTAAAAGTTATCAATCAATATGGTGCTGATGTTTTTAGATATTGGGTTTCAAGTGTTGATTATCAATCTGATGTTAGAATTAGTGATGAAGTATTAAAACAAGTTGCTGATACTTATCGTAAAGTTAGAAATACATTTAAATTTATTTTAGGAAACTTAAATGGATTTAATGAATCAAAACTTGTTGCAGTTAATGAATTAGAAGATGTTGATAAATACATGCTTATTAAATTAAATAACTTAAATAAAAAATGTATCAAAGCATATAATGATTATGAATTTAGTACAGTATATAATAGTGTTAATAACTTTATTGTTAAAGAACTTAGTGCATTCTATATGGACTTTACTAAAGATATTTTATATATTTTAAAAGAAGATAGTTTAAGAAGAGCTCAAGTTCAAACAGTTTTATATTATTGTATGGATACATTAAACATGTTACTTTCACCAATCTTGCCACATACAAGTGAGGAAGTATATGGATTTATTCCAAAAACTAATAAGAAAGTATCTGTTCATCTTGAAGTTATTCCAGAATTACTAGTAATTGAAAATGAAGCTGAAATTGAAAAACAATATGATTTATTTATGAAACACCGTGATGATGTTTTAAAAGCAATTGAAGTTGCACGTGATCAAAAAATCATTGGAAAATCATTAGAATCAAATGTTAAAGTTGCCTTTAAAGAAGGATATGAGTTTATCAAAGATTTTGCAGATTTACATCAATTATATATTGCATCAAATGTTGAGTTTGTAAAAGCAGATGATGCATCTGAAATGGAAACAGCATTTATCAAAGTTGAAAAATTTGAAGGATATACTTGTCCAAGATGTTGGAACATTGTCAGCAATGATAGAGTTGTTGGGGATTTATGTGATCGTTGTGATAGTGTAGTAAATCATTAA
- a CDS encoding RNA-binding protein YlmH (product_source=COG2302; cath_funfam=3.10.290.10; cog=COG2302; pfam=PF17774; smart=SM00363; superfamily=55174), which translates to MKQKNSLKQYILHNKEYESLIIRVENAISEVLRSNSFKILFFVSKKEEQIIRECLNHFSGVNCDFISKIINSDYKMALFVSDDIISNEIDTTTLYKIKFNNKFNTVDHRDVLGSLMALNISRNLIGDIVIDNNYIYFEIVSSLNKYLKENLLKIKNINVNLEESSSEITKHQNFSYFQGIVKSFRLDNIVKLITKQSSNQVRDYILSGNVKVNQIETTNFSKSCLDNDVISLKGYGRFIVVIDTSRKTKKDNYVLEYKKYV; encoded by the coding sequence GTGAAACAGAAGAATAGTCTAAAGCAATACATCTTACATAATAAAGAATATGAAAGTTTAATAATTAGAGTTGAGAATGCTATTTCAGAAGTTTTGCGTTCCAACTCTTTTAAAATTTTATTTTTTGTTTCTAAAAAAGAGGAGCAAATAATTAGAGAATGTTTAAATCACTTTTCTGGCGTAAATTGTGATTTTATTTCTAAAATTATCAACTCTGATTATAAGATGGCTTTATTTGTTTCTGATGATATAATTTCTAATGAGATTGATACAACTACTTTATATAAAATTAAGTTTAATAATAAGTTTAATACTGTTGATCATCGTGATGTTTTAGGTTCATTAATGGCTTTAAATATTTCAAGAAATCTTATTGGTGATATTGTAATTGATAATAATTATATTTATTTTGAAATTGTCAGTTCTTTAAATAAATATTTAAAAGAAAACTTATTAAAAATAAAAAATATTAATGTTAATCTTGAAGAGTCTAGTTCTGAAATAACAAAACATCAAAATTTTTCTTATTTTCAAGGAATTGTTAAATCATTTAGATTAGATAATATTGTAAAATTAATTACTAAACAATCTTCTAATCAAGTAAGAGATTATATTTTATCTGGAAATGTTAAAGTAAATCAAATTGAAACAACAAATTTTTCTAAGTCTTGTTTAGATAATGATGTTATTTCTTTAAAAGGGTATGGTCGTTTTATTGTAGTAATTGATACATCAAGAAAAACTAAAAAAGATAATTATGTTTTGGAATATAAGAAATATGTTTAA
- a CDS encoding cell division inhibitor SepF (product_source=KO:K09772; cog=COG1799; ko=KO:K09772; pfam=PF04472) — translation MAVKGLKDWIMGADLDDEVVETYSDDFSTESTSIFENNVETRRTSGMELNENSNKSSQMVVFEPRSYSESQSIADHLKDCKGCIINLHRVSKDQAKRIIDFLSGVVYAIEGEVQKVGPNVFLCTPSNFGVYGEISETEE, via the coding sequence ATGGCTGTTAAAGGACTAAAAGATTGGATTATGGGTGCTGATCTTGATGATGAGGTTGTAGAAACATATTCTGATGATTTTTCAACAGAAAGTACAAGTATTTTTGAAAATAATGTTGAAACAAGAAGAACTTCTGGTATGGAGTTAAATGAAAACTCAAATAAAAGTAGTCAAATGGTTGTTTTTGAACCACGTAGTTATTCTGAATCTCAATCAATTGCTGATCATTTAAAAGATTGTAAAGGTTGTATTATAAACTTACATCGTGTATCTAAGGATCAGGCTAAAAGAATTATTGATTTCCTTAGTGGTGTTGTTTATGCAATTGAAGGTGAAGTTCAAAAGGTTGGACCTAATGTTTTCTTATGTACGCCAAGCAACTTTGGTGTGTATGGTGAAATAAGTGAAACAGAAGAATAG
- a CDS encoding cell division protein FtsZ (product_source=KO:K03531; cath_funfam=3.40.50.1440; cog=COG0206; ko=KO:K03531; pfam=PF00091,PF12327; smart=SM00864; superfamily=52490,55307; tigrfam=TIGR00065): MESIEFDQYANIKVVGVGGAGCNALARMQEEGIQGVELIIANTDLQVLANSRVSKRIELGSDLTKGLGAGANPEIGKQAALESEGAIRDALKGADMVFIAAGMGGGTGTGAAPVIAKIAKESGALTVGIVSRPFTFEGKLRTKHSIYGLEELKGNVDSLIIISNDKLLEFVGSIPVGDAFTEADKILIQGVQTITDLIAVPAIVNLDFADVKSVMQDKGSALIGIGLGQGDNKAEVAAKQAIASPLLEASIAGAKHAIINVTGGPSMTLMDSNEAVRVIEEYAGNEDINVIFGVAVNDNLDDEMVVTVIATGFDLPELDGDKKTEANVENNSNVENNDTVAAKTVETDYAQNIEVETESGQDLEIPAFLRNR; the protein is encoded by the coding sequence ATGGAAAGTATCGAATTTGATCAATATGCAAATATAAAGGTTGTTGGAGTCGGTGGAGCTGGTTGCAACGCGCTTGCTAGAATGCAAGAGGAAGGAATTCAAGGTGTTGAATTAATTATCGCTAACACTGATTTACAAGTGCTTGCTAATTCAAGAGTATCTAAACGTATTGAATTAGGTAGTGATTTAACAAAAGGTCTTGGTGCTGGAGCTAATCCAGAAATTGGAAAACAAGCTGCTTTAGAAAGCGAAGGAGCAATTCGTGATGCATTAAAAGGTGCAGACATGGTCTTTATTGCTGCTGGTATGGGTGGTGGAACTGGTACTGGTGCTGCTCCTGTTATTGCAAAAATTGCTAAGGAAAGTGGTGCTTTGACTGTTGGGATTGTTTCACGTCCATTTACATTTGAAGGTAAATTAAGAACTAAACATTCAATCTATGGATTAGAAGAATTAAAAGGAAATGTCGATTCATTAATTATTATTTCAAATGATAAATTATTAGAATTTGTTGGTTCAATTCCAGTTGGAGATGCATTTACTGAAGCTGATAAAATTTTAATTCAAGGTGTACAAACTATTACGGATTTAATTGCTGTACCTGCAATTGTTAACTTAGACTTTGCTGATGTTAAATCTGTTATGCAAGATAAAGGTTCTGCATTAATTGGTATTGGGTTAGGACAAGGTGATAATAAAGCTGAGGTTGCTGCAAAACAAGCGATTGCTTCTCCGTTACTTGAAGCTAGTATCGCTGGTGCAAAACATGCTATTATCAATGTTACTGGTGGTCCTTCTATGACTTTAATGGATTCAAATGAAGCTGTAAGAGTAATTGAAGAGTATGCTGGAAATGAAGATATTAATGTTATTTTTGGGGTTGCTGTTAATGATAACCTTGATGATGAAATGGTTGTTACTGTTATTGCAACTGGTTTTGATTTACCTGAATTAGATGGTGATAAAAAAACTGAAGCTAACGTTGAAAATAATTCGAACGTTGAAAACAATGATACAGTTGCAGCAAAAACAGTTGAAACTGACTATGCACAAAATATTGAAGTAGAAACTGAGAGTGGACAAGATTTAGAAATTCCTGCTTTCTTAAGAAATCGATAG
- a CDS encoding cell division protein FtsA (product_source=KO:K03590; cath_funfam=3.30.420.40; cog=COG0849; ko=KO:K03590; pfam=PF14450; smart=SM00842; superfamily=53067; tigrfam=TIGR01174) produces MQHNEIYMCLEVSEYSIKAVVAEYFNSKVFVLASTEKEFTYNEDSDDIKEVIAQVKAEIISLLGYEIKNTILIIPSNHCKKFSDKVKVDVIAEDNVVSKEEVSLGISKIIEKNDNDKDFVASVTIDKYSAYGYGYVSNPVGLEARYIELEASVYVVPTVIAYPLIKLVEEAGFNVVDVCLDIVAISEESIIPSALKTGAIIVDMGFASTNIAHFKNNTLKAYATIELGGKQITNDLALCAQIDFAKAEVFKRKYVNLNIAEINDLVIYRYYDEVNDDEVEITQTFISEVAKSRVEEILDLIDKELAELEIEDGELVYISGGGNNINGLDCVLSQRNKYPYQFIHSNTLGARYSGYVKCLGAIKHEASFSRTRGEIKLFVNKKDYIDSINLVEKNNLLYNSNDVIENDFIKRLVRYIFNN; encoded by the coding sequence ATGCAACATAATGAAATATATATGTGTTTGGAAGTATCAGAATATTCTATAAAAGCAGTTGTTGCAGAATATTTTAATTCTAAAGTTTTTGTTTTAGCAAGCACAGAAAAAGAATTTACATACAATGAAGATAGTGATGATATTAAAGAGGTAATTGCTCAAGTAAAAGCAGAAATAATATCTTTGTTAGGTTATGAAATTAAAAATACAATTTTAATTATTCCTTCAAACCATTGTAAAAAATTTAGTGATAAAGTAAAAGTAGATGTTATTGCTGAGGATAATGTTGTTTCAAAAGAAGAAGTTTCTTTAGGAATATCTAAAATAATTGAAAAGAATGATAATGATAAAGATTTTGTTGCTAGTGTAACAATTGATAAATATTCAGCTTATGGATATGGATATGTATCAAATCCAGTTGGTTTAGAAGCAAGATACATTGAACTTGAGGCAAGTGTTTATGTAGTTCCAACTGTTATTGCATACCCTTTAATAAAACTTGTTGAAGAAGCTGGATTTAATGTTGTTGATGTTTGTTTAGATATAGTTGCTATTTCTGAAGAATCAATAATACCATCAGCATTGAAAACGGGTGCAATAATAGTCGATATGGGATTTGCAAGTACTAACATTGCTCATTTTAAAAACAATACACTTAAAGCTTATGCTACGATTGAATTAGGCGGAAAACAAATTACTAATGATTTAGCATTATGTGCGCAAATTGATTTTGCAAAAGCTGAAGTGTTTAAAAGAAAATATGTTAATTTAAATATTGCTGAAATAAATGATTTAGTGATTTATCGCTACTACGATGAAGTAAACGATGATGAAGTTGAAATTACTCAAACATTTATTTCTGAAGTAGCTAAGTCTAGAGTTGAGGAAATTCTTGATTTAATTGATAAAGAATTAGCAGAGTTGGAAATCGAAGATGGTGAGCTAGTATACATTAGTGGTGGTGGAAATAATATTAATGGATTGGACTGTGTTTTAAGTCAAAGAAATAAATATCCATACCAATTTATTCATTCAAATACATTAGGTGCTCGCTATTCTGGATATGTGAAATGTTTAGGTGCAATTAAACATGAAGCGAGCTTTAGTCGCACAAGGGGTGAAATAAAATTATTTGTGAACAAAAAAGATTACATTGATTCAATTAACCTTGTTGAAAAGAACAATTTGTTGTATAATAGTAATGATGTAATAGAAAATGATTTTATTAAGCGTTTAGTTAGATATATATTTAATAATTAA
- a CDS encoding cell division protein FtsQ (product_source=KO:K03589; cath_funfam=3.30.300.20; cog=COG1589; ko=KO:K03589; pfam=PF08478; superfamily=82653; transmembrane_helix_parts=Inside_1_30,TMhelix_31_48,Outside_49_253) encodes MKKNSLYDIEYYQKIKIAQERKKKKVKVRRTIMIVIALIILVYLVSPLSKVGEISINGNQRYSDAEIKKIAGIHENQFNFLKPSFLVSSKLKNSKMFTSISVKNGFFQDMQIDIKENRLLFYTNKDKKIIFYDEKNNKIIYDGNNLKKYLAVVPELYSSVDKSIQDKLVEKLSELDESVTNEISQIIYMPKSYDKEFFRFVMSGEKKLYINANLDSIVKVGVNYHNFAANTKYKCSYIEYIDTENKAVVKKCK; translated from the coding sequence ATGAAGAAGAATAGTTTATATGATATTGAGTACTATCAAAAAATAAAGATTGCTCAAGAAAGAAAAAAGAAAAAAGTCAAAGTAAGAAGAACAATTATGATTGTTATTGCACTTATTATTCTTGTTTATCTAGTTAGCCCATTATCAAAAGTTGGTGAAATTAGTATTAATGGTAATCAAAGGTATAGTGATGCTGAAATCAAGAAAATTGCTGGTATTCATGAAAATCAATTTAATTTTTTAAAGCCTAGTTTTTTAGTTTCAAGCAAACTTAAAAATAGTAAGATGTTTACAAGTATTAGTGTAAAAAATGGGTTTTTTCAAGATATGCAAATTGATATAAAAGAAAATAGGCTACTTTTTTATACGAATAAAGATAAGAAAATAATTTTTTATGATGAAAAAAATAATAAAATTATTTATGATGGAAATAACTTAAAAAAATATTTAGCAGTAGTACCTGAATTATATTCAAGTGTCGATAAAAGTATTCAGGATAAATTAGTTGAAAAGTTAAGTGAATTAGATGAATCAGTAACAAATGAAATATCACAAATTATTTATATGCCAAAATCATACGATAAAGAGTTTTTTAGGTTTGTAATGAGTGGTGAGAAAAAATTATATATAAATGCTAATTTAGATTCAATAGTTAAAGTTGGTGTTAATTATCATAATTTTGCTGCAAATACAAAATATAAATGTTCTTATATTGAATATATTGATACAGAAAATAAAGCTGTGGTAAAAAAATGTAAATAA